In Ruminiclostridium josui JCM 17888, the genomic window CCGGACAGGTACCTACTAAAGTACCGGTAGGGCTGTCAAGTCTGATTTCTATGTTTCCTCCGTTGGTAGCACTTGATACTCTTGCTTTAAAGCTTTGGGCACCTTCTCCGAAATTAACATTCTTGTAAACTGCATAATCACCGTTTTCTATATATCCGAGACATTCGCCTCCTTCATTACAGCTTCCATTCTGGGTACCTGACTGGTCATCATAGCCTTCTCCTTCTATTTGTGAAAAAGCATCTTTTTCTACAGGAGTTATGGTTCCAAGATCTGCTACAAAGGTTATAACACTTTGAGCTGGAAGCTGAGCTGTAAAGGATGTCCCAGTGTATGAGGTTGACGCTGCAACATTTCTGCTGCCATCAGTTATCCATGAAGATATTTTAGATACTGATGTTGCACCCTGCAGATTAAACTTCTGACTTACTGCGGAAGTACCTTTGTTAATGGCAACAATTACAGCCTTGCCATCGCCTTTATATGCTGATATATATACATTTGTATTTGGATTCTTAGTTGCATCAACTCTTTTGTATCCTGGACGAACAAATTTGGAGTACTGAGCCATCATGGCACCACGTTTACTCATGGTTCCGTCTTCTTTCATAGGACCATATGACCTACGTATGTACCACCATACATATGCCTGAAAATTACCTTCAACTATACCATTATGCATGTTATATGCAACCTCTAATGCTTCTGGGAAACGATCTGCTGAGTCAGCATTACTATTTGGAACATATACTTCTGTCATCCACAGCTCTTTTCCCGCTCCTTTCTGTTGAAAAAGAGGATAAGACATATTACTAACGCTGGTACCATAGAAATGGGCACCCAGAATATCCATATTTGCAAGTGCTGTTGGATCGTTCAATATAGGGTCTGACATATTCTTTAAGTATTGGAAAGATTCAGGAGCTATTACTTTTGCCTCGGTAATTGAGCCAGCGTAATTTTTCATAAAGTTGAGCATTTCCTGTGGTGTCCACCATGTCCATGTCTCAGCATAATCAGGCTCATTTTGAACAGATATTGCGTAAAGTGGAGCTCCGTTATCCTTCATGTATTTTGCATAATTGTTCAGATGCTGTGCATATGCACCATACTGGTCATATCTCAAACGAGTCTGATTAGCAACTCCATTACGTGTGAATTTTTCCTGCATAGATGCAGGAGGGTTCCAAGGAGAAGCAAAAACTATTCCACCATGTGCTATGGCACTTTTAGCAGTTGCTAATCCCTTGGACCAGTTACTGCTGTTTTCGTCAACGTGGAGCCTTAAAATAGTAAATCCAAGCTGTCCATTTCCGTTACCAAAGGCTGTTTCTCTTTGAGCTGCAGTTAAATCAGACTGCCAACCGGTGTGAACCATTCCGCCAAAACCGCGCATTTCCTGCCTCTCTGCTGACAGATTAACAGTTACATCACTTGCGGCTGAAACCTC contains:
- a CDS encoding carbohydrate-binding protein codes for the protein MVTNMKKILSVLLICLIVFSLVITVPVTEVSAASDVTVNLSAERQEMRGFGGMVHTGWQSDLTAAQRETAFGNGNGQLGFTILRLHVDENSSNWSKGLATAKSAIAHGGIVFASPWNPPASMQEKFTRNGVANQTRLRYDQYGAYAQHLNNYAKYMKDNGAPLYAISVQNEPDYAETWTWWTPQEMLNFMKNYAGSITEAKVIAPESFQYLKNMSDPILNDPTALANMDILGAHFYGTSVSNMSYPLFQQKGAGKELWMTEVYVPNSNADSADRFPEALEVAYNMHNGIVEGNFQAYVWWYIRRSYGPMKEDGTMSKRGAMMAQYSKFVRPGYKRVDATKNPNTNVYISAYKGDGKAVIVAINKGTSAVSQKFNLQGATSVSKISSWITDGSRNVAASTSYTGTSFTAQLPAQSVITFVADLGTITPVEKDAFSQIEGEGYDDQSGTQNGSCNEGGECLGYIENGDYAVYKNVNFGEGAQSFKARVSSATNGGNIEIRLDSPTGTLVGTCPVPGTGGWQNWVDVSCNVSGVSGKHDLYLTFTGDSGYLFNINWFKFINAPVVTGKTGDINNDGQIDAIDLLLLKKYILGLETIENTKLADLDANGDINAIDFSLLKQYLLGLITVLPTQGAA